The window AAAAGTCTGAGAAATCAGATATTCTTAAAGTTTTGGATGAAATTCAAGATTTGGGCTTTTAGATTTAAACATTTCAAAATAAAGAGATCAATATGCATATTGCAGTTACAGGAAACATTGGAGCAGGAAAAACTACTTTAACGACGATGCTTGCCAAACATTACGGTTGGGATGCCCAGTTTGAAGATGTAGATCACAATCCTTATCTGGAAGATTTTTACGCAGACATGAGCAAGTGGAGTTTTGCTCTGCAGATTTATTTTCTGGGCAGTAGATTTCGCCAGGTAAAAGAAATCAGAGAAAGTGGAAAAAATATTATTCAAGATCGTACAATCTATGAAGACGCTCATATTTTTGCAGAAAACCTGAATGATATGAATCTGTTGTCAGACAGAGATTTCAAAAACTATGCATCGCTTTTCGATTTGATGAAAACGTTTGTTTCGGCACCCGATTTGCTTATTTACCTGAAGTCTGATGTACCGAATCTGGTAAAAAAAATCTATAAAAGAGGAAGAGAATATGAAGCCTCAATCAGTATAGAATATCTTTCTAAGCTGAATCAGAAATACGAAAAATGGATTTCAAATTATACAGAAGGCAAATTGCTGATTATCGATGTTGATAATCTTGATTTTGTAGAAAGACCGGAAGATTTTGGATTTGTTTTAGAAAAAATAGATGCTCAGCTCAACGGTTTGTTTTAATTAATTTAGCTTAAATTTTTATTACGATGATTAAAGTCTTACACAACGGAAACTGTTCAAAATCAAATGCTGTTTTGGAGTATTTGGACGAAAATGGTGTTCAGTTTGAAATCATCAATATTGTGGATGATCCTTTAAGTGTTTTAGAACTCAAAACAGTTTTGAAAAAATTAAATCAAAGCGTTTTTCATATCATCAGAAAAGAAGAGAAATTATATTTTGAAAAATATGCGGGTAAAGATCATTCGGAAGAAGAATGGTTGCAGATTTTATCTGAAAACCCTTCTTTAATACAAAGACCGATTATCATTAAAGGTTCGGTTGCTATGTTGGGAAGACCTCTTGAGAATGTAAAATTCTTTATAGAAAAATAGATTTAAATCTACATAAAATAAAAAGGTTAGTTTATAAAACTAACCTTTTTTATTTTCAATCCTGATCTTACAATAAAATTACATTTTCTATTATTGCAACTTCCTGATAAATACGAACCACCTGATCTGCATCCAAAACAAAAGCATTGATATTGCATGCCGTGTATTTTCCGTTTTTGCTTTCGCGGTTTCCCAGTGTAAACTTTATACCGTCGAAAACTTTATAAATTTCGGTAAGCTTTGCCTCATCTGTCGGAATAATAAATTTAAACAGATAATCTTCCGGAAAATCATGATTGTTTTCTAATTTTTCCTTTAATGACTTATAAAATTCTTCAGGATTTGCGTTTTCATTTCCTTGTAATATTTCCATTTTTTTTCCTTAATTATATATAAATTTAATGAAATTTGAGCTATTTTCCAAATGGTGCAAGCAACGACGCCGAGTTTTGCTTTTCGTGATCTTCAATAATATTAAAAAGACCGTTCACAATTTGCTCTGAAGCCAATAGGCTCAATCCACCTGCGTTAACATTAGTTTTATTTCCGCCTAAAAGACTTCCCAAAAGATTACTTCCCGACAATGCCGTGTTGAGAGTTTTTACAATACCATATTTATTAAGCTCTTCCTCAACTTTTGGTGCAATAGCTTGTATTAATTGAGTTTGTGTTTTTTCTTTCAAAATTAAAGTAGCTGTCCCTTTTTCGCCCTGAATAATTCGGGTTACATCTTGTGCGTTTAAGCTGTTGACCGCTGATTCTAAAATAGGTTTTGAAATGCCGACCGTGTAAACCGCAGCCTCGGCAATGTATTCTCTTTCTTTAGCAACAAGGGAAGGTGCAATTTTTTCTAAAGTACTGTTGATATCTCTCAATTCTTTTGGTAAAGCTTTATCTACTAAATTATTTTGTAGAAAAGCTTCTTTGTTGCCGTAGATATTGGCTCCCTTGTTGATTCCGCCCAGTAAAACTCTTTTAATGACTACTAATCCCAAATCTGTCGTAGCAAGAGAAGAGCAAGAGTTTAAGCTGGTGGTGATTACCGCACCTGTTCCGAAAATTAATGCAGCGGCTATAATATATTTTTTCATTTTCAATTTTTTTATTATTCTCAAATAACGCACCAAAGGTAAATACAATTGTGTAGTTAACAAAAAAAATGCTTGATAAACCATCGATTTTATACATAGAATGACATGGCAATTGAGTGTCAATATTTTGAATGCTTAGATTTGAGGCATTAAAGACGTTTTTGGGTAATTTTTGCTAAAAAAAACGCTTTGCTTCAATATGAAATATTCATTTATATTGAAATTTTTAATTGTCAAATTTATTAAAATTTAGTTTTTATTAACATATTTCGTAACTTAACATGCATTTAATAAATTATTTAACTTAATTTAACATCAGTTGATATTTTTTATATTTTTGACCAAAGTCTTTTTTTGAGAAAATAGTATTTGCTAAAAAGCTATTTTACACATTTGATTATACAAGATAAAATTAAACTATATGAAACAAACTAATTTAAAGTACTCTTGTCTTATTGCCGTTCTCTATTTTGGGATGAATGTCAATGGGCAGGTTGCTCCTAAAGACACTGTTGCAAAAGAGCAGAAAATAGAGGAGGTTGTACTCATAGGATATGGTACACAAAAAAAAGAAAATATTACAGGAAGTATTGGCTTGGTTACCGCAAAAGATCTTGCAGATAAGCCGAATGCAAATCCACTAAACTCTGTGCAAGGAAAATTGGCTGGGGTAAATATTGTAACATCTGGTACACCTGGTGGATCTCCTCGAGTAGATATCAGAGGGGTTGGATCTTTGTCTGGAAACACAGTTTTCATCGTTGATGGCATGTTAACAGAAGATATTTCTTTTCTTAATCCTCAGGATATCGAATCGATGAGTGTTTTGAAGGATCCTTCAAGTTTGGCAATTTTCGGAGCTAAAGCTGCAAATGGTGCTGTAATTATTAAAACTAAAACAGGGAAAGGGAAACCGATTTTCAATGTTAATTCTTATTTGGGAATTAAAACGGTTACTAATGTTCCTAAAATGGTAAATGGAGATCAGTATATTGAATTGTATAATGAAAAAGTGCGTAATGATGTGCTTAATCCAAAACCTTCAGATTTTATAACAAAAGCACAGTATCCTGGTAATACAGATTGGTTTAATGAGATTTTACGTACAAGTATTATTAACTCAAATGATTTTTCTGCTTCAGGAAGTCTAGGTAAACTGAATTATTATGGTAGTGTAGGTTATCTTCAGGATGAAGGGAATTTAGCAGCCGGTCAAGGAATTAATTCTGGAAGTGGTTTTAATAGGTTTAATACCAAGTTAAATCTTAGTTATAAGATTACAGATAATATCACAATTGGAAATAATTTTTCATTCTCCAAAACCCGTACTGATGTAGCTCAAAATCCTTTATTGGATGCGCGTAATGCACCACCTGTTTATGATGTAATGAATCCTGCTACTGGAGATTATCAGTATATTACATTAATAAATGTTCCTAATCCAAGAGCAAAGCTCGATCTTTATCGTTCTCAAGTAAGACAGGAAAGATTGCTTAATAATGTTTGGGCAGAAATTAAATTTTTGAAAGACTTTACTTTTAGAAGTAGTTATAGTACCGATAATTATAGCCCAAGCCAATATGAATATACACCAACATTACTTTATGTTCCTGTTAGTAGCCAAAAACAATCAACACTAATAACTAGAGATAACAGATATAGAAACTATGTTTGGGATAACACTATTAATTGGAAAAAAGATTTTGGGAATCATAATTTAGAATTGCTAGCCGGTTTTTCCAGAATTAGAGATTCCAGATCAGAAGATGTATGGACTGCTAAAAATGTAAATTATAACGGTACCAATGGTTCTCTAAATATTGGTAGCGGTACTGATATTTTTAATTATCATGATACCGCTGCTGCAGTTACTGATGGTAGACCAGCAGCTACACAAGATCAGCAAAGAATTGAATCTTTCTTTGGAAGGATAAATTATGATTATGCAGGTAAATATCTTTTAAATGCCTCTGTACGTAGAGATGCAAGTTCGCAAATATCAACAGACAGATATAAAACTTTTCCTGCTGTAAGTGTTGGCTGGGTAGTTTCAAAAGAAAGTTTTATGAGTGAGCAGAATGTTTTTGATTTGTTGAAATTGAGAGCAAGCTGGGGTAAATTAGGTAACCCGAGAGTTAAAAGAGATTTTTCTCCGATTGTAACTAATATTGGTGGAGGCGTATATTATGGTAACAATGGTTATCCAGCAGGAACGGTTGACAGAGTGATTGATCCATCAATTGGTTGGGAAACAACAACGGGTTCAGATTTTGGTGTTGAGATGGCATTTTTAAATAATAAATTAAAAGTTGAAGGAACTTATTATAACAAAGAATCAAAAGATATAGTTTACGCAATTAATCAAGCCACGATTTCTGGAGCTAGTAATCCATATGATTTTACCACTAATGCTTACTCTTTTAGAAATAAAGGGTTTGAGGTATCTGTAAATTATAATGCAAATCTTAGTGAAGGGGTTAAACTTGGAGTTTATGGTAACTTCACAACTCTTAAAAATGAGATCACAAACGTTTATCAAGATTCATTCTTAGAAACCGGAGCTAGTTTATTTGGTAATTCAATTGTAAGATTACAAGCAGGGCAGGCTGTTGGTTCTTACTATGGATATGAAGTTGCAGGCGTGTTCCAAACTGATGCCGAAGCGGCTGCATCCGGGCAGAACGGAGCTAAAGCAGGATGGTTTAAGTTTTCTGATCTTGATGGAAATGGAGTAATTGACACTAGAGATAAAACTTTCTTAGGTAGCCCCATTCCTAAAGGAACTTATGGATTTGGTATAAACTTGACGGTTCATTCAATGGATTTTGGAATTGATTTCCAAGGAGTTTTTGGTAATAAAATTTATAATTATAACCGTGAGCAACGTTATGGTAATGAAAGTTGGGATCTTGATATGTATAATAACAGATGGACGGGTGCAGGTACTTCTAACACCAATTCTATGATTACATCCAACCAATCTGTTATTTTACCAAGTAGCTTTTATGTAGAAGATGGTAGTTATTTTAGAATCAGAAATATTCAGGTAGGATATAATTTGCCTTCATCATTAGCTCAATCTTTATCAGTTAAAAAACTGAGAATATATTTAAGTGCACAAAACCCATTAACAATTTTCAAATATAACGGATTCTCTCCTGAAATTAACAATACAGACAGGGTACAAATGGGTATTGATAATAATATTTATCCAATTTCTGCTATTTATACAATGGGTATGAATTTAACATTTTAATTAAAAAGTCATGAAAAAAATATTTTTAACAATCTCAATACTTTCATTATTTGTAAGCTGTAATGATGATTTTGTTGATATTAAGCCGGAAGGAGTAGTCGTAGCAGAGGACTTCTATAAAACAGAAGCTGATGCTATGAAAGCAACGAATGCTATATACAGCTTTCTAAGAAGCTGGGAAAACTCTGGTTTTCCTGCACAATTTGTTTATGGAGTAACAGGTGATGATGTTGAAAAAGGATCAAACCCTGGTGATGCATCTTTTATCAATGCATATGATAATTTTTCATTTACAACGAGTGATGATGGAGTTAATGGATACTGGACTGGCCAGTGGCAAGCCGTTCAAAGAGCCAACCAGGTTATTACCAATGTTCCGAACATTGATATGGATTCAGCTCTTAAAACCAGATTGGTTGCAGAAGCCAAAATGTTGAGAGCATATTTCTATTTTAATTTGGTAAGAATATATGGTGGCGTTCCTATTTTTGATGGGATACAAGCTGATTATATTAATCAACCAAGAAATACTGCCGCAGAGGTATATGCATTTATTGTAAAGGATTTAACAGAAGCATCTACAATTTTGCCGCAAACATATCCTGCAGGTCAGGAAGGAAGAGTCACAAAAGGGGGGGCTTTGGGATTACTTTCAAAAGTTTATCTTTATATGAAAGACTACCAAAAAGCTTATGACGTTTCAAATCAGGTAAAAGGAATGGGATATTCTTTAGATTCTAGTTTTAATCACTTATTTAGACCTGCAGGTGAATTTGGAACTGAGTCAGTTTTCGAAGTTAATTGTGGTTGTTCTCCAGAATTTGGTGGGAGTCAGTATGCAGAAGTTCAGGGGGTAAGAAATCAGTACGGATGGGGTTTCTTTACACCAACTCAAGCATTAGAGAATGCATTTGAACCTGGTGATATCAGAAAGCAATTTACCATTCTTAGAGAAGGTCAAATTACACCGGAAGGTGATCTTATTAAAAAAGGAGATCCACAAGCAGGCAATACTTGGAATTATAAAACTTACGTTCCTTCATCACTTAACAATAATGCGTGCGGATATGGATCAATCCAAAACATAAGAATCTTAAGATTTGCAGACATTCTTTTAATCAATGCCGAGGCGGCAAATGAATTAGGAAATACTGCGGTCGCGATTACCAATATCAACTTAGTAAGAAACAGAGCTCAGCTTGCGAATACAACTGCAACTAATCAGCTTGCTCTGAGAACTGCAATCTGGCAAGAGAGAAGGGTTGAATTGGCAATGGAAAATGATAGATTTCCAGATTTAGTAAGAACAGGTCAAGCTGGTACTTTCCTCGGTCCATTAGGATTTCAGACCGGTAAAAATGAGTTATTTCCAATACCTTTAAGAGCAATTACAGATAGTAAAGGTATTTTAACGCAGAATCCTGGTTACTAAAAATAAATAAAACGTAGAGGAGAATGAAAGTTCTCCTCTTCTTTTAGTATTCAAGTTTAAAAAATGATATAATGAAAAGGATAATACTCTCAATCGCAGCGACATCATTACTTATGGTCTCGTGCAAAAACTCTCAAGTTTCAAAACAAGAATCTACTCAAAAATCAGTGGTAAAATCTAATATTACCGATGAGCAATTGATGGATAAAGTTCAAAAAGATGCTTTAAAGTATTTTTGGGATTATGCAGAACCCAATTCTATGTTGGGTAGAGAAAGGTATCATGAAGACAATATTTATCCGGATAACGATAAACATGTCATTACAACAGGAGGATCAGGTTTCGGTTTGGCAACAATTTTAGTGGGCGTTGAGAGAGGGTTTATTTCAAGAAAAGATGCGGTGAAAAGATTGACGACTGCAATGGATTTCCTTGCAAAAGCAGACCGTCATAAAGGAGCTTGGTCACACTGGATTAACGGAGAAACAGGGAAAACCGTTCCTTTCGGCAAAAAAGACAATGGCGGAGACTTAGTAGAAACTGCATTTCTTACCACAGGAATTCTTCAAGTGAGAGAATATTTCAAAAACGGAAATGCTGAAGAAAAAGCGCTTGCCAAAAAATGTGACGAGCTTTGGAAAGGAATTCAGTGGAACTGGTACACCAAAGGCGGCGAGAAAGTACTCTATTGGCATTGGTCACCAGAATATCAGTGGGAAATGAATTTTCCTTTGGAAGGTTATAATGAATGTCTGATTACTTACATTTTAGCAGCCTCATCACCAACATATTCTATCGATGCTGAAACCTATGAAAAAGGTTGGACGAGAAATGGAACTTACCTTTCAGACAAAGAAAAATACGGACTTCCGATGTATGTAAAACACAACGGAGCCGAAGAATATGGTGGGCCATTATTTTGGGCTCAATATTCTTACATTGGTTTAGATCCTACCAATTTATCAGATAAATTAATTAAAAACTATTTCGATTTAAATAAAAATCAGGTTTTAATTGACTACAAATACTGTGTCGAAAATCCGAAACATTGGAAAGGTTACGGACCAAACTATTGGGGATTAACGGCAGGTTATTCAAGAAATAAAGACGGAAGCGTTGGCTATGATGCTCACTTCCCACAAAACGACCATGGCGTAATCACTTCAACGGCAGCTTTGAGCAGTTTTCCTTACACGCCTAAAGAATCTATGGATTTCTTAAGGTTTATTTACTCAAAACCTGAATTTATCGGCTCTGCAGGTCCTTACGATGCGACTTCAATTCATTATAATAATTGGACGACACCAAGATATTTAGCCATCGACCAAGGAACTATCGCTCCGATGATTGAAAATTACAGAACAGGATTTTTATGGAAATTATTCATGAATGCTCCTGAAATTCAAAAAGGATTGAAAAAGTTAGATTTTAAATCAGAAAAGTATAATATTAAATAGTTTTTAGGAGCTATTTCCCGCTATCCGCTTTATCTTTTTTGTTACAACCTCCGCTTCGCTGCGGCCGCAACAAAAAAGGATGTCGCTCCTATCGGGGCTAAAAAATACTTATCCAAAATAATCCTTGTCAAGGTTTTAAACCTTGACAAGGATTATAAACAGATGTTTTCATCAAGAGAAACGGGCTATTATCCGTCTACGCAAAAACAAAATCAAACGGCTTTAGCCAAAACCTAAAGAAATATGAATTTAAAATTAAAACACTTACCATTTTTATTTTTGCCTTTTTCTTTAAGCTTAAATGCTCAGGAACTCAAAGCAGAACTGAATAAAGAAGTTAAAAGAGTAGAAAAGATCTCATATATTTTAGATTATCCTCAAAAAGCAAAAGGAATGTTCCTTTGATTGTTTTTCTTCATGGTTCAGGAGAAAGAGGTAACAATCTCGAATTGGTAAAAGCGCATAGTCCTTTTACTTATAAAAATCTGATTAAAGAACCTGTGGCAATTTTAGCTCCTCAATGTCCTGAAAATACTTGGTGGGATACGGTAAGTGTCTATAATTTGATTAAAGAAATTCAGACAAAATATAAAATTGATGCTTCCAGAATTTACCTTACAGGGCTTTCGATGGGAGGTTGGGGAACACTCAAATTGGCAATGGAGCATCCCGAAATGTTTGCTTCCGTAGTTTCTGTTTGTGCACCTACAGACCGTGTGATGTATGCGAATATTCATCAGTATAAAAATTTGAACATGAAGATCTTTCATGGTGGAATGGATGATGTCGTATTACCAGAAAATGCATTTAACTTTTATCAGGCATTACATCCTGTGAATCCATCTGCAGAATTGACGATTTTCCCGAATGATAACCACAATTCGTGGGACTCTACTTATTCAAATCCAGCATTATATGAATGGATGTTGTCTAAGAGAAAACAAAAATAATTGAATTAAATAGTAAAAAACTTTGAAAAATTAAGTATTTAGTTTTTCTTTGCTTTAAATAGAATCATTGATAAGTGTAAAAATATAATTTAATAAGAAGTAAGATATACGAAATCGAAGATTCACGAATTCCTTAAAAAAATGAAGAAGTAATGAGTAAAAATTTAATTGTAATTGCAACTTTAGCATTGGCTCCTATGTTTTCGGCACAGGAAATGGTCACAAAGCCCGTTCAGTCTTATCAGACTGCACAGTATCAGTCAAAGAAAAAAGCTTTTGTGGATGCTCTTTTGGCTAAAATGACTTTAGATGAAAAAATCGGACAGCTTAATTTACCGAGTTCAGGTGATTTTACCACAGGTTTGGCAAAAAGTTCAGACATCGGAAAGAAAGTTGAGCAAGGATTAGTCGGTGGATTATTCAACATAAAAGGTGCAGATAAAATTAAAGCGGTACAAAAAGTTGCCGTTGAAAACAGCCGTTTGAAAATTCCTTTGATTTTTGGGATGGATGTCATTCACGGGTACGAAACTACTTTCCCAATTCCATTAGGTTTAGCGGCTTCTTGGGATATGAATTTAGTTCAGCAGTCAGCAAGAGTTGCAGCAAAAGAAGCTGCAGCAGACGGAATCAACTGGACGTTCTCGCCAATGGTAGATATTTCTCGTGAACCAAGATGGGGAAGGGTATCTGAAGGTTCGGGTGAAGACCCGTATTTAGGAAGTGAAATTGCTAAAAATATGGTCTACGGTTACCAAGGAAAAGACTTAGCAAACGGAACCAATATTTTGGCTTGTGTAAAACATTTTGCTTTGTATGGAGCAGGTGAAGCGGGTAGAGATTACAACACCGTAGATATGAGCCACGTGAGAATGTTTAATGAATATTTCCCACCTTATAAAGCCGCTGTTGATGCAGGTGTAGCTTCTGTAATGGCTTCTTTCAATGAAGTGGATGGTGTTCCGGCAACAGGAAGCAGATGGTTGCAAACTGAGGTTCTAAGAAATCAGTGGAAATTCAAAGGCTTTGTGGTGACCGATTATACAGGAATCAACGAAATGGTAGACCATGGAATGGGAGATTTGCAACAAGTTTCTGCTTTAGCTTTAAAAGCCGGAGTTGACATGGATATGGTAGGTGAAGGTTTTTTAACAACATTAAAAAAATCTTTAGCTGAAGGAAAAGTAACGCAGGCTGAAATTGATATGGCTGCAAGAAGAGTTTTGGAATCTAAATATGATTTAGGTTTATTCGATAATCCTTACAAACATGGAGATGCAAAACTGGCTGCTAAAGAGGTTTACAGTTTAGAGAATCGTAATATCGCAAGAAGTGCAGCAGCACAGTCTATGGTTTTAATGAAAAATGAAAACCAGGTTTTACCTTTAAAAAAATCAGGAACTGTTGCTGTAATCGGTCCGTTGGTGAATAATTCAATGAATATGGCTGGAACTTGGAGTGTAGCTACAAAGCATGCTGCTTCTGTCAATTTAATGCAGGGTCTTCAGGCTAATTACGGAAAAGACGTGAAATTCCTTTCTGCAAAAGGTGCGAACATTGATTACGATGCTAAATTAGAAGAGATTTATGCAGCTCACGGTAAGAAAACTGATAGGGATAACCGTTCAAAAGAAGCTTTATTAAAAGAAGCTGTTGACATTGCAAACAAAGCTGACGTTATTGTTTTGGCAATCGGAGAATCTGCAGAAATGAGTGGTGAATCTTCTTCAAGAACTGAAATTACAATTCCTCAGTCTCAGGTTGACTTGTTAAATGAATTGAAAAAGACAGGAAAACCAATTGCAATGGTACTTTTCACAGGCCGTCCTTTAGCTTTAACGAATGTGAAAAATGTTCCTGATGCTATTTTGAATGCTTGGTTCCCAGGTTCAGAAGCGGGTAACGCCATTGCTGATGTACTTTTTGGTAAGGTAAATCCTTCAGGAAAACTACCGATGACGTTCCCAAGAAGTCTTGGCCAGGTTCCTATTTATTATAATGCTAAAAATACTGGTCGACCATTAAATCAGGAATCAACTGATAAATGTGAGTACCAAAGATTCCGTTCAAATTATATGGATGAGTGTAACACACCGTTGTATCCGTTTGGTTATGGTTTGAGTTACTCTAAATTCACGTATTCTGATGTAACGGTTTCTAATGCAAGCCCAAAAGGCAATCAAACCATTCAGGCTTCGGTTACGTTAACTAATGCAGGAAACTATGATGGTGCTGAAGTGGTGCAGTTGTACATCAGAGATATGGTGGGAACGATTACAAGACCGGTAAAAGAACTGAAAGGATTCCAAAAAGTAATGTTGAAAAAAGGAGAATCTAAAAAGATTACTTTCGACATCACCCCAGAAAGCTTGAAATTCTACAACGGAGATTTGAAATACGATTGGGAAGCCGGAGAATTTGATATCATGATTGGTACCAATTCTGAAGAGGTGAAACATTCAAAAATCAACTGGACAAAATAATTTTTATAAGCCGCTCATTTCGAGCGGTTTTTTTTATATCTTAGAAGTAACAAATTACTCAATATGAAAAAAACAATTTTATTCAGTGTAATGTTCCTTGGTTCATTAGTTTTTGCTCAAAAAGCCCCGGTTGTAGGAGGCGACAGAGATGTTCACGGTTGTATAGCTTCTGCAGGATACACTTATTCTCAACTCAGAAATAATTGCGTAAAGGTTTTTAATCAGAAAATAAAACTTAAAGAGGTAAACCCAGAGGGAAGTTCAACTTCTATGACGGCAGTAATTTTCAGTAAAAATATGAAGAAAGCTGAGATTTTTATTCCACATCAAAGTGCAAAAAGTATTATTCTTGAAAGAGATGGCACAGGCAAAATCTGGAAGAGCGGAAGTCACATCAACGAAAGCTATGTTTTAGTTCCTTACAAGAAAAAAGGATATCAAATTAAAAAAGATGATGTAGTAATTTATCAATAAAAATAAAAACAGGAAGCAAATTTTGACTTCCTGTTTTTATTTTTATACTGATTTTTAAAATTTGTAGCTTTTTCCGGCTATCCACTGTATCTTTTTTGCTACAACCTGCGCTTTGCTTCGGCTGCAACAAAAAAGGATGACGTTTCTATCCGGGCTAATAATGATATTTTACCAATAAACCTAACAGGTTTTCAAAACCTGTTAGGTTTGATTATAAGAAAACTAAATTATCCTGCAACAACTTCTTCAGCATACACAACACCTTCATAACAAGCATTGTAAATCGCCTTCAACTCATCCAAAGTAGGAACTCTTGGGTTGAAACCTGTACAAGGGTCTACCAAAGCATTGTTTGCAATATAATCAAGATTTTTATCCCAATCTTCTCTTGAAATTCCAAATTCTTTAATCGCTGATTGATTGTTAACTTCAGAACGTAAAGTCTCGATTGCTTGCGCCAATTCTTCAGTCGTTTCTTTACCGATTACTCTAGCTAAATCTGGAAAACGGTTTGTAGCAGCTGAATTATAACGAATTACATTCGGAAGGAAAATTGCATTAGAAGCACCGTGAGGAATTCCGTATAACGCTCCAACTTGGTGAGACAAAGAGTGTACAATTCCTAACCATGCATTATTGAATGCTAAACCTGCCATAAATGATGCATCATGCATATTTTGACGAGCTACAATATTGTTAGGGTTTTCTACAGCTTCTTTCAGATTATCAAAAACAATCTCTAAACCACCTTTCGAAAGTGCATCAGCAATATTGTTATCGATGTTTGAAACATAAGCTTCCACACAATGAGTCAATGCGTCAAGACCTGTATTTGAAGTCACGTGAGCCGGCATTGAAGCACAG is drawn from Chryseobacterium muglaense and contains these coding sequences:
- a CDS encoding deoxynucleoside kinase is translated as MHIAVTGNIGAGKTTLTTMLAKHYGWDAQFEDVDHNPYLEDFYADMSKWSFALQIYFLGSRFRQVKEIRESGKNIIQDRTIYEDAHIFAENLNDMNLLSDRDFKNYASLFDLMKTFVSAPDLLIYLKSDVPNLVKKIYKRGREYEASISIEYLSKLNQKYEKWISNYTEGKLLIIDVDNLDFVERPEDFGFVLEKIDAQLNGLF
- a CDS encoding ArsC/Spx/MgsR family protein produces the protein MIKVLHNGNCSKSNAVLEYLDENGVQFEIINIVDDPLSVLELKTVLKKLNQSVFHIIRKEEKLYFEKYAGKDHSEEEWLQILSENPSLIQRPIIIKGSVAMLGRPLENVKFFIEK
- a CDS encoding DUF493 family protein is translated as MEILQGNENANPEEFYKSLKEKLENNHDFPEDYLFKFIIPTDEAKLTEIYKVFDGIKFTLGNRESKNGKYTACNINAFVLDADQVVRIYQEVAIIENVILL
- a CDS encoding DUF4197 family protein; this encodes MKKYIIAAALIFGTGAVITTSLNSCSSLATTDLGLVVIKRVLLGGINKGANIYGNKEAFLQNNLVDKALPKELRDINSTLEKIAPSLVAKEREYIAEAAVYTVGISKPILESAVNSLNAQDVTRIIQGEKGTATLILKEKTQTQLIQAIAPKVEEELNKYGIVKTLNTALSGSNLLGSLLGGNKTNVNAGGLSLLASEQIVNGLFNIIEDHEKQNSASLLAPFGK
- a CDS encoding SusC/RagA family TonB-linked outer membrane protein, producing the protein MKQTNLKYSCLIAVLYFGMNVNGQVAPKDTVAKEQKIEEVVLIGYGTQKKENITGSIGLVTAKDLADKPNANPLNSVQGKLAGVNIVTSGTPGGSPRVDIRGVGSLSGNTVFIVDGMLTEDISFLNPQDIESMSVLKDPSSLAIFGAKAANGAVIIKTKTGKGKPIFNVNSYLGIKTVTNVPKMVNGDQYIELYNEKVRNDVLNPKPSDFITKAQYPGNTDWFNEILRTSIINSNDFSASGSLGKLNYYGSVGYLQDEGNLAAGQGINSGSGFNRFNTKLNLSYKITDNITIGNNFSFSKTRTDVAQNPLLDARNAPPVYDVMNPATGDYQYITLINVPNPRAKLDLYRSQVRQERLLNNVWAEIKFLKDFTFRSSYSTDNYSPSQYEYTPTLLYVPVSSQKQSTLITRDNRYRNYVWDNTINWKKDFGNHNLELLAGFSRIRDSRSEDVWTAKNVNYNGTNGSLNIGSGTDIFNYHDTAAAVTDGRPAATQDQQRIESFFGRINYDYAGKYLLNASVRRDASSQISTDRYKTFPAVSVGWVVSKESFMSEQNVFDLLKLRASWGKLGNPRVKRDFSPIVTNIGGGVYYGNNGYPAGTVDRVIDPSIGWETTTGSDFGVEMAFLNNKLKVEGTYYNKESKDIVYAINQATISGASNPYDFTTNAYSFRNKGFEVSVNYNANLSEGVKLGVYGNFTTLKNEITNVYQDSFLETGASLFGNSIVRLQAGQAVGSYYGYEVAGVFQTDAEAAASGQNGAKAGWFKFSDLDGNGVIDTRDKTFLGSPIPKGTYGFGINLTVHSMDFGIDFQGVFGNKIYNYNREQRYGNESWDLDMYNNRWTGAGTSNTNSMITSNQSVILPSSFYVEDGSYFRIRNIQVGYNLPSSLAQSLSVKKLRIYLSAQNPLTIFKYNGFSPEINNTDRVQMGIDNNIYPISAIYTMGMNLTF
- a CDS encoding RagB/SusD family nutrient uptake outer membrane protein; translation: MKKIFLTISILSLFVSCNDDFVDIKPEGVVVAEDFYKTEADAMKATNAIYSFLRSWENSGFPAQFVYGVTGDDVEKGSNPGDASFINAYDNFSFTTSDDGVNGYWTGQWQAVQRANQVITNVPNIDMDSALKTRLVAEAKMLRAYFYFNLVRIYGGVPIFDGIQADYINQPRNTAAEVYAFIVKDLTEASTILPQTYPAGQEGRVTKGGALGLLSKVYLYMKDYQKAYDVSNQVKGMGYSLDSSFNHLFRPAGEFGTESVFEVNCGCSPEFGGSQYAEVQGVRNQYGWGFFTPTQALENAFEPGDIRKQFTILREGQITPEGDLIKKGDPQAGNTWNYKTYVPSSLNNNACGYGSIQNIRILRFADILLINAEAANELGNTAVAITNINLVRNRAQLANTTATNQLALRTAIWQERRVELAMENDRFPDLVRTGQAGTFLGPLGFQTGKNELFPIPLRAITDSKGILTQNPGY
- a CDS encoding glucoamylase family protein, with the translated sequence MKRIILSIAATSLLMVSCKNSQVSKQESTQKSVVKSNITDEQLMDKVQKDALKYFWDYAEPNSMLGRERYHEDNIYPDNDKHVITTGGSGFGLATILVGVERGFISRKDAVKRLTTAMDFLAKADRHKGAWSHWINGETGKTVPFGKKDNGGDLVETAFLTTGILQVREYFKNGNAEEKALAKKCDELWKGIQWNWYTKGGEKVLYWHWSPEYQWEMNFPLEGYNECLITYILAASSPTYSIDAETYEKGWTRNGTYLSDKEKYGLPMYVKHNGAEEYGGPLFWAQYSYIGLDPTNLSDKLIKNYFDLNKNQVLIDYKYCVENPKHWKGYGPNYWGLTAGYSRNKDGSVGYDAHFPQNDHGVITSTAALSSFPYTPKESMDFLRFIYSKPEFIGSAGPYDATSIHYNNWTTPRYLAIDQGTIAPMIENYRTGFLWKLFMNAPEIQKGLKKLDFKSEKYNIK